The sequence CGGCGGGTTCGTGATGGCCGTCAAGGCGAGCCGCTATCTGACGCACATCAAGCGGCTGCGGGATCCGCAGGAGCCGGTCGGGCGGCTGATGTCGCGCGCCGCCGCCCTGGGCCCCCGGCTCGGGCCCGTCCTGCTCCAACTGCCGCCCACGCTGCCCGCGGACGCCGGGCTGCTCGACGCCTGCCTCGGCTGCTTCCCCGCCGGAACCCGAGTGGCGGTCGAGCCGCGCCACACCTCGTGGTGGACCCCGGAGATCCGCACCGTGCTGGAGCACCGGGGTGCCGCACTGTGCTGGGCGGACCGGCGCTCGCGGCCCGTGACGCCCCTCTGGCGTACCGCCGACTGGGGGTATCTGCGTCTCCACGGGGGCCGTGCGGAACCCGGGCCCCGCTACGGCAGCCAGGCGCTCACCACCTGGGCACGACGGATCGCCGACACCTGGCCGGAACGGGCCGACG is a genomic window of Streptomyces sp. Edi2 containing:
- a CDS encoding DUF72 domain-containing protein: MTVFVGTSGWQYKDWRGVLYPHDQPQRLWLEEYARQFATVESNAAFYRLPEEKTFATWRERTPGGFVMAVKASRYLTHIKRLRDPQEPVGRLMSRAAALGPRLGPVLLQLPPTLPADAGLLDACLGCFPAGTRVAVEPRHTSWWTPEIRTVLEHRGAALCWADRRSRPVTPLWRTADWGYLRLHGGRAEPGPRYGSQALTTWARRIADTWPERADVYTYFNNDTGGAAVLDAAHFARAASATGRSVSRTPPGRGSAR